A single genomic interval of Antarcticibacterium arcticum harbors:
- a CDS encoding trimeric intracellular cation channel family protein — protein MDFSLFNVLDLLGTVAFAISGALAAMNRKLDLFGIFIIAFVTSIGGGTLRDILIGATPTWMLNTIYIYFIGGVTILSIIFRNKINYLKTSLFLFDTIGLGVFTITGVEIGLQNDLDPIVCITLGAMTGTFGGVLRDILCAEIPVIFRKEIYATASLTGGLVFIILNNFNVNTDVIYIVTSLIIISIRLVVVKYHISLPTYRLHEEKSDV, from the coding sequence ATGGACTTTTCACTATTTAATGTTTTAGACCTGCTTGGCACCGTGGCTTTTGCCATTTCGGGCGCATTGGCGGCTATGAACCGAAAACTTGACCTATTCGGAATTTTTATTATTGCTTTCGTAACTTCTATTGGAGGGGGGACACTTCGGGATATTCTTATTGGCGCAACCCCTACCTGGATGTTAAATACCATCTATATTTATTTTATAGGGGGAGTAACCATCCTCTCCATAATTTTCAGGAATAAGATCAATTACCTTAAAACTTCCCTATTCCTTTTTGATACTATTGGTTTGGGGGTTTTTACCATTACCGGAGTGGAAATTGGACTACAAAATGATCTTGATCCGATTGTTTGCATAACCCTGGGTGCTATGACCGGAACTTTTGGCGGGGTACTGCGTGATATTTTATGTGCAGAAATTCCTGTGATCTTCAGAAAAGAGATCTATGCAACAGCATCACTTACAGGCGGCCTGGTTTTTATCATCTTAAATAACTTCAACGTAAATACAGATGTTATTTACATTGTCACCTCTCTTATTATAATCTCCATAAGACTTGTAGTGGTTAAATACCATATTTCACTACCAACTTACAGGCTTCATGAGGAAAAAAGTGATGTTTAA
- a CDS encoding YeeE/YedE family protein, with amino-acid sequence MRTFLYLIIGIFFGIVMYKSEAASWFRIYEMFQFQSFHMYGIMGSAVLLGATGIWLIKKFNMKSVFGDPIEFTPKEKGFTRYMAGGLLFGLGWALAGACPGPIYTLIGAGYFPILIVFIGALLGTFLYGVLRKKLPH; translated from the coding sequence ATGAGAACATTTTTATATTTAATAATTGGAATATTTTTCGGGATAGTGATGTACAAATCTGAAGCCGCGTCCTGGTTCCGGATCTATGAAATGTTCCAGTTTCAATCCTTTCATATGTATGGGATCATGGGCTCTGCAGTACTACTGGGTGCAACCGGTATCTGGTTGATAAAAAAGTTTAATATGAAATCTGTCTTTGGAGATCCTATAGAGTTTACTCCAAAAGAGAAGGGTTTTACGAGATATATGGCCGGAGGGCTGTTGTTCGGGTTAGGCTGGGCACTGGCAGGCGCATGTCCCGGGCCTATATATACCTTAATAGGAGCCGGGTACTTTCCAATTCTAATTGTTTTTATAGGGGCCTTGCTTGGCACATTTTTATACGGCGTATTGAGAAAAAAATTGCCCCATTAA
- a CDS encoding YeeE/YedE family protein has translation MEMIYEPWPWYVSGPLIALIMFLLIFIGKSFGMSSNLRTMCTLCGADKVADFFDFNWIEHRWNLIVVVGAVIGGFLGAHVLSNDPAVAINPDTVAILNELGFSSAGNEYLPDELYSLDALTDVKAIAILLIGGLLIGFGARYAGGCTSGHAISGLSNLQLPSLIAVTGFFLGGLFMIHVLFPFIF, from the coding sequence ATGGAAATGATCTATGAACCCTGGCCCTGGTATGTTTCCGGACCGTTGATTGCCCTTATAATGTTTCTTCTCATATTTATTGGGAAGTCTTTTGGGATGTCCTCCAATCTAAGGACTATGTGCACCTTATGTGGGGCAGACAAGGTTGCCGATTTCTTTGATTTCAACTGGATTGAACATCGCTGGAACCTTATTGTAGTGGTGGGAGCGGTCATTGGTGGGTTTCTTGGGGCACACGTGTTATCAAATGATCCAGCGGTTGCCATTAATCCTGATACAGTTGCAATCCTGAACGAACTTGGATTTTCCAGTGCCGGAAATGAATATCTACCGGATGAACTTTACAGCCTGGATGCCCTGACCGATGTTAAGGCAATAGCTATCCTGCTTATTGGCGGTTTGTTAATTGGCTTCGGGGCCCGTTATGCAGGGGGTTGTACTTCCGGACATGCAATCTCAGGCCTAAGTAATTTACAATTACCTTCTTTAATAGCTGTTACAGGGTTTTTCCTGGGAGGCTTATTTATGATTCACGTTTTATTTCCCTTTATATTTTAG
- a CDS encoding acyl-CoA carboxylase subunit beta, whose product MSQNIAKLEEKIAKAHLGGGEARIAKQHEKKKLTARERVNYFLDEGSFEEIGILVTHRTTDFGMENQKFYGDGVITGYGTVNGRLIYVFAQDFTVFGGALSETHAEKICKVMDHAMKVGAPVIGLNDSGGARIQEGVRSLGGYADIFYRNVQASGVVPQISAIMGPCAGGAVYSPAMTDFTIMVQDTSYMFVTGPNVVKTVTNENVTSEELGGASTHSTKSGVTHLTAVSDIACLEDIKKLLSYLPQNNKETPAKLPYTLGEEIRESLESIVPDSSNKPYDMHDVVKGIIDEDSFFEIHKDYADNIIVGFARLGGRSIGIVANQPMSLAGVLDVESSKKAARFTRFCDCFNIPLLVLVDVPGFLPGTDQEWNGIILHGAKLLYALSEATVPRVTVITRKAYGGAYDVMNSKHIGADLNFAWPTAEIAVMGAKGASEIIFRKEIMEATDPELKLSEKEAEYAEKFATPFEAAQRGFIDEVIKPKDTRRKLLKAFSMLENKKVQRPDRKHGNIPL is encoded by the coding sequence ATGAGCCAGAATATAGCTAAACTAGAGGAGAAGATCGCCAAAGCCCATTTGGGAGGAGGTGAGGCACGAATCGCGAAACAACACGAAAAAAAGAAACTTACCGCACGGGAGCGGGTGAATTACTTTCTTGATGAGGGCTCTTTTGAAGAGATTGGGATCCTTGTTACACACCGCACCACAGATTTTGGGATGGAAAATCAAAAATTCTACGGGGACGGGGTGATTACGGGTTATGGAACAGTAAATGGGAGGCTGATATACGTATTTGCCCAGGATTTTACGGTGTTTGGAGGAGCCCTCTCTGAAACTCATGCAGAAAAGATCTGCAAGGTGATGGACCACGCAATGAAGGTTGGGGCCCCGGTAATAGGATTAAACGATTCGGGAGGAGCCAGAATTCAGGAGGGAGTACGATCTTTGGGAGGTTATGCCGATATTTTTTACAGGAATGTTCAGGCATCTGGTGTGGTCCCTCAAATTTCTGCAATCATGGGGCCTTGCGCGGGAGGAGCAGTTTATTCCCCTGCGATGACAGATTTTACCATTATGGTACAGGATACCAGCTATATGTTTGTAACCGGCCCCAATGTGGTAAAAACAGTGACCAATGAGAACGTAACTTCAGAGGAGTTGGGTGGTGCAAGTACACATTCAACAAAATCGGGGGTTACCCATCTCACGGCTGTAAGTGATATTGCCTGCCTGGAGGACATTAAGAAATTACTGAGCTACCTGCCACAAAATAATAAAGAAACACCTGCTAAATTACCGTATACGTTAGGGGAAGAAATAAGGGAATCCTTGGAAAGTATTGTACCGGACAGTTCCAATAAGCCTTATGACATGCACGATGTGGTCAAGGGAATTATAGATGAAGACTCTTTCTTTGAGATCCATAAGGATTATGCAGATAATATTATTGTAGGATTTGCACGCCTTGGCGGAAGAAGCATTGGGATTGTGGCAAACCAGCCTATGAGCCTTGCAGGGGTATTGGATGTGGAATCTTCAAAAAAAGCAGCGCGTTTTACCCGTTTTTGTGATTGCTTCAATATTCCGCTGCTGGTTTTGGTAGATGTACCCGGCTTTTTACCGGGAACAGATCAGGAATGGAACGGCATCATTCTTCACGGCGCCAAACTCTTGTATGCTTTAAGCGAAGCAACGGTACCCAGGGTTACGGTAATTACCAGAAAAGCTTATGGAGGTGCTTATGATGTGATGAATTCCAAACATATTGGAGCCGACCTGAATTTCGCCTGGCCTACTGCTGAAATTGCCGTTATGGGGGCAAAAGGAGCCAGTGAGATCATTTTTAGGAAAGAGATCATGGAAGCTACAGACCCTGAGTTGAAACTTTCAGAAAAAGAAGCAGAGTATGCTGAAAAATTTGCCACTCCTTTTGAAGCTGCGCAACGCGGCTTTATTGATGAGGTGATCAAGCCAAAGGATACAAGGCGAAAATTGCTCAAGGCGTTTAGCATGCTGGAGAATAAAAAAGTACAGCGGCCCGATAGAAAACATGGGAATATACCGCTCTAA
- the accC gene encoding acetyl-CoA carboxylase biotin carboxylase subunit, with protein sequence MKKILVANRGEIALRVMRTAQRMGIKTVAVFSTADRNAPHVKFADEAVCIGPPPSNESYLLGKKIIEVAKDLNVDGIHPGYGFLSENADFAEAVEKNGITWIGPGSKAIRIMGSKLAAKDAVKDYGIPMVPGIDEAITNVDKALEIAKEIGFPILIKASAGGGGKGMRIVEQEKDLESQMKRAISEAESAFGDGSVFIEKYVSSPRHIEIQVLADTHGNTLHLFERECSIQRRHQKVVEEAPSTVLTPEIRKAMGEAAVKVAEACDYVGAGTVEFLLDENKNFYFLEMNTRLQVEHPVTELITGIDLVEQQIKVARGEALQFSQNDLKINGHAVELRIYAEDPLDNFMPSVGTLERYRTPQGEGIRLDDGFEEGMEVPIYYDPMLAKLITYGKNREEAIQLMIKAIAAYEVKGVMTTLPFGKFVFEHEAFRSGNFDTHFVKNYYSAEKLKSEIEEEARLAALLALKQYIKDQQLLRLPN encoded by the coding sequence ATGAAAAAAATACTAGTTGCCAACCGCGGGGAAATTGCCCTTCGGGTAATGAGAACAGCTCAAAGAATGGGAATTAAAACCGTTGCGGTTTTTTCTACTGCCGACCGGAATGCACCTCACGTAAAATTTGCCGATGAAGCGGTGTGTATTGGCCCTCCACCATCCAACGAATCCTATTTACTTGGCAAAAAGATCATAGAAGTGGCTAAGGATTTAAATGTTGATGGAATTCATCCCGGATACGGGTTTTTAAGCGAGAATGCCGATTTTGCCGAGGCGGTTGAAAAGAACGGGATCACCTGGATTGGCCCCGGCTCAAAAGCTATAAGGATAATGGGAAGCAAACTGGCGGCCAAAGATGCCGTTAAGGATTATGGGATCCCAATGGTGCCCGGAATAGATGAAGCGATTACCAATGTAGATAAGGCCCTGGAAATCGCAAAAGAGATTGGTTTTCCCATTTTGATAAAGGCTTCCGCCGGAGGGGGTGGTAAGGGAATGCGCATTGTAGAACAGGAAAAAGACCTGGAAAGCCAGATGAAAAGGGCTATAAGTGAGGCAGAATCTGCTTTTGGAGATGGGTCTGTATTTATAGAAAAATACGTTTCATCGCCGCGGCATATTGAGATCCAGGTGCTGGCAGATACTCATGGAAATACACTTCACCTTTTTGAAAGGGAATGTAGTATTCAACGCCGTCATCAAAAGGTGGTAGAGGAAGCTCCTTCCACGGTGCTCACCCCCGAAATAAGAAAAGCTATGGGAGAAGCAGCCGTAAAGGTTGCCGAAGCCTGTGATTATGTAGGAGCAGGAACAGTGGAATTCCTGCTGGATGAAAATAAAAATTTCTATTTCCTGGAGATGAATACCCGGCTGCAGGTGGAACATCCCGTAACCGAGCTTATAACCGGGATAGACCTTGTGGAACAACAAATAAAAGTGGCCCGGGGAGAAGCTTTACAGTTCTCTCAAAATGACCTGAAAATAAACGGCCACGCGGTAGAACTGCGTATTTATGCTGAAGACCCGCTTGATAACTTTATGCCAAGTGTGGGTACATTGGAGCGTTACAGGACTCCGCAGGGAGAGGGCATACGCCTGGACGATGGATTTGAAGAAGGAATGGAGGTTCCAATTTATTATGACCCTATGCTTGCCAAACTTATCACCTACGGAAAGAACAGGGAAGAAGCGATCCAATTAATGATTAAAGCCATAGCGGCTTATGAAGTTAAAGGAGTTATGACCACTCTTCCTTTCGGAAAATTTGTATTTGAACATGAAGCCTTCCGAAGTGGGAATTTTGATACACATTTTGTGAAGAATTATTATTCCGCAGAAAAACTCAAAAGCGAAATTGAAGAGGAAGCCAGACTGGCTGCCCTTCTTGCTTTGAAACAATATATTAAAGATCAACAATTGCTGAGATTACCCAACTAA
- a CDS encoding acetyl-CoA carboxylase biotin carboxyl carrier protein subunit encodes MEKRYKVKVNGSLEFEFTQKQIDALDSNEISPSQYHILNGPRSFKGEIVQSNFLKKQYSARINSNIYEVKISNDLDLLIEEMGLSLGTAAIVNDIKAPMPGLILDVSIKQGDEVKEGDYLLVLEAMKMENTLTAPRDGVVKSVTVKKGETVDKNQLLIEME; translated from the coding sequence ATGGAAAAAAGATACAAGGTCAAGGTGAATGGATCTTTGGAATTTGAATTCACCCAAAAGCAAATTGATGCTTTGGACTCTAATGAAATTTCCCCTTCTCAATATCACATCTTAAACGGTCCCCGATCCTTTAAAGGGGAGATAGTACAATCCAATTTTTTAAAAAAGCAATACAGCGCCAGGATCAACAGCAATATTTACGAGGTAAAAATTTCCAATGATCTGGACCTTTTAATTGAAGAAATGGGATTATCGCTGGGTACCGCCGCCATTGTTAATGATATAAAAGCGCCTATGCCCGGGTTGATCCTGGATGTGAGCATAAAGCAGGGGGACGAAGTTAAAGAGGGCGATTATTTACTGGTGCTTGAAGCCATGAAAATGGAAAACACCCTTACGGCACCAAGAGACGGAGTTGTAAAATCTGTCACCGTGAAAAAAGGGGAAACAGTCGATAAGAACCAGTTGCTCATAGAGATGGAATAA